In a single window of the Podarcis raffonei isolate rPodRaf1 chromosome 14, rPodRaf1.pri, whole genome shotgun sequence genome:
- the BHLHA15 gene encoding class A basic helix-loop-helix protein 15 produces MKAKSKGAKRRHTIPEDTLRQEPAPGGEELGKCLRRKEKRNNEGQKSPSRPAKLPWGGSKDRRLRRLESNERERQRMHKLNAAFQALREVIPHVRAENKLSKIETLTLAKNYIKSLTSTILRMSNGHIPAAEAPGAGSRSKLYEHYQQHCGEDDDPAGQLQKYSTQIHSFRQGS; encoded by the coding sequence ATGAAGGCCAAAAGCAAAGGTGCGAAACGTCGGCACACCATCCCCGAAGACACCTTGCGTCAAGAGCCAGCCCCTGGCGGGGAGGAACTCGGGAAATGCTTGAGGCGCAAAGAGAAGAGGAACAACGAGGGCCAGAAGAGCCCTTCCAGGCCGGCGAAACTGCCTTGGGGAGGTAGCAAAGACAGGCGCTTGCGGAGGCTGGAGAGCAATGAGCGGGAGAGGCAGCGCATGCACAAGCTCAACGCCGCCTTCCAGGCCTTGCGGGAGGTCATTCCTCATGTGAGGGCGGAGAACAAGCTCTCCAAAATCGAGACCCTCACCCTGGCCAAGAACTATATTAAGTCTCTCACCTCGACCATTCTCCGGATGTCCAACGGGCACATCCCTGCCGCCGAGGCCCCCGGTGCGGGGAGCAGGTCCAAACTGTACGAACACTACCAGCAGCACTGCGGGGAAGACGACGATCCCGCGGGGCAGCTGCAGAAGTATTCCACCCAGatccacagcttcaggcaaggcaGCTAG